From one Candidatus Thioglobus sp. NP1 genomic stretch:
- a CDS encoding HPP family protein, whose protein sequence is MSYLTKLKGSPAAIPPSPSMKEIIFIAIGAFLAASVIGFLAYYTKQPIIMGSFGASIFVLFVLPDSPFAQPRNVIIGHFITTLIGLIFYNLVSSDWWSMALALAFAIAAMQLLRVPHPPAGSNPFIVFLLGANWDYLWMPTVIGAILIVVVALIYNNISRDRSYPKYW, encoded by the coding sequence ATGTCCTATCTTACTAAGCTTAAAGGTTCTCCAGCAGCAATTCCTCCTAGCCCATCTATGAAAGAAATTATCTTCATCGCAATTGGTGCTTTTTTAGCAGCAAGCGTAATTGGATTTTTGGCTTATTACACTAAGCAACCTATCATTATGGGGTCATTTGGAGCATCAATTTTTGTTTTATTTGTGCTTCCTGATTCACCTTTCGCACAACCAAGAAATGTCATTATTGGGCACTTTATAACGACTCTAATTGGTTTAATTTTTTATAATCTTGTGAGTTCAGATTGGTGGAGTATGGCTTTAGCCTTAGCATTTGCTATAGCAGCTATGCAGCTTTTAAGAGTGCCTCACCCCCCAGCAGGATCTAACCCTTTTATTGTTTTTTTGTTAGGCGCTAATTGGGATTATTTATGGATGCCAACTGTTATTGGTGCAATACTAATAGTAGTGGTTGCTCTTATCTATAATAATATTTCTAGGGATCGTAGTTATCCAAAATATTGGTAA
- a CDS encoding SDR family oxidoreductase, whose product MNRLLGKKVLITAAAQGMGRAAALAMAAEGAKVFATDINVSELKTLSEENNEIETFELDVMDPIAIANAPEKTGPLTTLFNCAGFVHNGTIMDMSDDDWDFSFTLNVRSQFRFIRAYLPGMLENKDGSIINMASVASSIKGAPNRCLYGSTKAAILGLTRAVAADYVSKGIRCNALCPGTIMTPSLEERMRATGDYENAKIEFLARQPIGRFATSEEVTGILIHLASDESKFTTGTFQIVDGGWSL is encoded by the coding sequence ATGAATAGGTTATTAGGTAAGAAAGTTTTAATAACAGCTGCTGCTCAAGGAATGGGACGAGCTGCAGCATTAGCAATGGCAGCTGAAGGTGCTAAAGTTTTTGCAACTGACATAAATGTTAGTGAGTTAAAGACACTTTCTGAGGAAAATAATGAAATTGAAACCTTTGAATTAGATGTTATGGACCCCATTGCAATTGCCAATGCTCCAGAGAAAACTGGGCCCTTGACTACCTTGTTTAATTGCGCAGGATTTGTACATAATGGCACAATTATGGATATGTCAGATGATGACTGGGACTTTTCATTTACTCTAAATGTTAGATCTCAATTCCGCTTTATCCGTGCCTACTTGCCTGGAATGCTAGAAAATAAAGACGGATCTATAATTAATATGGCATCTGTAGCTTCATCAATAAAGGGCGCTCCAAATCGCTGTCTTTATGGCTCAACAAAAGCCGCTATTCTAGGCCTTACAAGGGCTGTAGCTGCTGATTATGTTAGTAAAGGCATAAGATGTAATGCACTTTGCCCAGGCACAATCATGACGCCATCTTTAGAAGAACGCATGCGTGCAACTGGAGACTATGAGAACGCAAAAATAGAATTTTTAGCTCGTCAGCCAATAGGGAGATTTGCTACTTCAGAAGAAGTTACTGGTATTCTAATTCATCTTGCAAGTGACGAATCAAAATTCACTACGGGCACCTTCCAAATTGTGGATGGTGGATGGAGTCTATAG
- the rarD gene encoding EamA family transporter RarD, producing MNKGILFVLSGYLMWGCFPIYWALLNHVNPSEVLLHRMLWSVPVLFFLVYSKSSWRSNFKDSLSSKKELVFLLLTAILITINWGCYILAVNLGRVVEASMGYFLSPVINMLGGYFFFHERISKLKQLAVLFATIGSLYYVFSGDSFPWLGFIVGFTFAAYGIARKAMASSALPGLYIETLILLPFFLIFSVWFYLNYDASFLNIDVSTDILLFLAGAVTVIPLALFNAGAKLLPMTTVGILFLITPTIQFLIGYYLQNELVNSNQLLGFIGVWAGLIIYCYCLMKENSNFK from the coding sequence ATGAATAAAGGCATTCTATTTGTACTTTCAGGCTATCTAATGTGGGGCTGTTTCCCTATATATTGGGCATTACTTAATCATGTTAATCCCTCAGAAGTTCTTTTGCATAGAATGTTATGGTCAGTCCCTGTTTTATTTTTTTTAGTTTATTCTAAATCGTCTTGGAGGTCCAATTTTAAGGACTCTCTATCCTCTAAAAAAGAATTAGTTTTTTTACTTCTAACAGCAATTCTTATTACTATTAATTGGGGTTGTTATATTCTTGCAGTAAATTTAGGACGAGTTGTAGAGGCTTCAATGGGTTATTTTTTATCCCCTGTAATTAATATGTTAGGTGGATACTTTTTCTTTCATGAAAGGATTTCAAAACTAAAGCAATTAGCAGTATTATTTGCAACAATTGGTTCTCTATACTATGTTTTTAGTGGGGACTCATTTCCATGGTTAGGTTTCATAGTAGGATTTACTTTCGCAGCTTATGGTATTGCCAGAAAAGCAATGGCCTCATCTGCTCTTCCAGGACTGTACATCGAAACGCTAATACTGCTTCCATTTTTTTTAATATTCTCTGTATGGTTTTATTTAAACTACGATGCTTCTTTTCTAAATATAGATGTTTCCACTGATATTTTATTATTTCTAGCAGGCGCTGTAACAGTTATACCACTTGCTCTATTTAATGCAGGAGCTAAGCTACTACCTATGACCACTGTTGGGATTTTATTTTTAATTACTCCAACAATTCAATTCCTAATTGGCTATTATTTACAAAATGAGTTGGTTAACTCAAACCAATTACTAGGATTTATTGGAGTTTGGGCTGGACTTATAATATATTGTTATTGTCTTATGAAAGAAAATAGTAACTTTAAATAA
- a CDS encoding class I SAM-dependent methyltransferase, producing MKNTKNMISTIYQTLHASDMKELEGIYTQWASHYEHDVIKLAGYVGHIVTTEILLRYLKNTKSKILDAGCGTGLAGDILYKSNYKNIFGVDFSQKMLDKASKKNIYKSLNLCDLTQKLNFKDNSFDAIVCAGTFTCGHVGPEALYEMVRIAKSKGFICFTVRKQEWELSPYEKIIKDLENSNLWKKIEHHASNYNTKEGINCQLCLYQVTE from the coding sequence ATGAAGAATACTAAAAATATGATCTCAACAATCTATCAGACACTTCATGCTTCTGATATGAAAGAGTTAGAAGGTATTTATACACAATGGGCATCTCATTATGAACATGATGTAATTAAATTGGCTGGGTATGTTGGCCATATTGTTACAACTGAAATATTACTAAGATACTTAAAAAATACAAAATCTAAGATATTAGATGCTGGATGTGGAACTGGGCTTGCTGGCGATATTCTTTACAAGAGTAATTATAAGAATATTTTTGGTGTTGATTTTTCTCAAAAAATGCTTGATAAGGCATCAAAAAAAAATATTTATAAATCTTTAAATCTTTGTGATTTAACTCAAAAGCTTAATTTTAAAGATAACTCCTTTGATGCAATTGTTTGTGCTGGAACATTTACTTGTGGCCATGTAGGTCCTGAGGCACTTTACGAAATGGTCCGGATAGCAAAAAGTAAGGGTTTTATATGCTTTACTGTTCGAAAACAAGAGTGGGAGTTATCCCCTTATGAAAAAATTATTAAGGATTTAGAAAATTCCAATTTATGGAAAAAAATTGAGCATCATGCATCAAACTACAATACTAAAGAAGGGATTAATTGTCAATTATGCCTTTATCAAGTTACTGAATAA
- a CDS encoding malonic semialdehyde reductase: protein MLSSSSLDTLFTKARSHKGWLDKEITSEQILQIYNLLKFAPTAGNCCPARFTFIQSEEAKRRLKPTLDSGNVDKAMHAPAVVIISYDSEFYNKLPYLAPHYDAKSGYEGKEMKIKFAGEFNSALQGAYFIMAARSIGLDCCPMLGFSKEKLNQEFFPEEKNISTFICAIGYGDESKLQNRAPRLDFNEACSIL from the coding sequence ATGCTTTCATCTTCAAGTTTAGATACACTTTTTACAAAAGCTAGAAGCCACAAGGGATGGCTAGATAAAGAAATAACTAGTGAACAAATTTTGCAAATTTATAATTTACTAAAATTTGCCCCCACCGCCGGTAATTGCTGTCCTGCAAGGTTTACTTTTATTCAAAGTGAGGAAGCAAAAAGAAGACTTAAACCAACATTAGATAGTGGAAATGTTGACAAAGCAATGCACGCACCAGCTGTTGTCATTATTAGTTACGACAGTGAATTCTATAATAAATTACCTTACCTAGCTCCTCACTATGATGCTAAATCTGGATATGAAGGTAAAGAAATGAAAATAAAGTTTGCTGGAGAATTTAATTCAGCCCTTCAGGGTGCTTACTTTATTATGGCAGCCAGATCGATAGGTCTGGACTGCTGCCCAATGCTTGGCTTTAGTAAAGAAAAATTAAATCAAGAGTTTTTTCCTGAAGAAAAAAATATATCAACTTTCATTTGCGCAATTGGATATGGTGATGAATCTAAACTTCAAAATCGAGCACCAAGGCTTGACTTCAATGAGGCTTGTAGTATCTTATAA
- a CDS encoding NAD(P)-dependent oxidoreductase yields MNNNNKIGFIGAGIMGQGMAQNLLKAGNEVSIIANKNRRPIDELVALGANEVLSLADMVSCCNSFILCLPSSATATSVCDELFPLLFPETLIIDCTTNELVSVKELEKKAKALKLRYVEAPLTGGQKQSWDAMLGAIVGCDKDDFELASNILKPCCAQIEWLGELGMGAKTKLVSNFLALGTATLVVEAMKSANKLGIDWEKFYKLASQGSGHSMSLDRIAPKAIEGSHDGYVFTIANTVKDMEYILALLKDQPDAAALTEVFLRIYKDAANAGMQDSFLSARVKNK; encoded by the coding sequence ATGAATAACAATAATAAAATTGGATTTATTGGTGCTGGAATTATGGGTCAAGGTATGGCTCAGAACCTTCTTAAGGCTGGCAATGAGGTGAGTATCATTGCCAATAAAAATAGGCGCCCTATCGACGAGCTTGTTGCATTAGGAGCTAATGAAGTATTATCTTTAGCTGATATGGTAAGCTGTTGTAATAGTTTTATTCTATGTCTTCCAAGTTCAGCAACTGCAACCTCAGTTTGTGATGAATTATTCCCCCTATTATTTCCAGAAACTTTAATTATTGATTGCACTACCAACGAGCTTGTTTCAGTAAAAGAGTTAGAAAAAAAAGCTAAAGCTTTAAAACTAAGATATGTTGAGGCGCCTCTTACTGGAGGACAAAAACAATCATGGGATGCTATGTTGGGAGCAATAGTTGGCTGTGATAAGGATGATTTTGAATTGGCTAGTAATATTCTTAAACCTTGTTGTGCGCAAATTGAGTGGCTTGGTGAATTAGGAATGGGAGCAAAAACTAAGCTCGTTTCTAACTTTCTAGCACTTGGTACGGCTACTTTAGTTGTTGAGGCCATGAAGTCAGCTAATAAACTTGGGATTGACTGGGAGAAATTCTATAAACTTGCCTCTCAAGGCTCTGGTCATTCAATGAGTCTTGATCGAATTGCCCCTAAAGCAATTGAAGGCTCTCATGATGGTTATGTTTTTACTATTGCAAATACAGTTAAGGATATGGAATATATCTTAGCTTTATTAAAAGATCAGCCAGATGCAGCAGCCCTTACTGAGGTTTTTTTAAGAATTTATAAAGATGCTGCAAATGCTGGCATGCAGGATTCTTTTTTAAGTGCCCGGGTTAAAAATAAATAG
- the parC gene encoding DNA topoisomerase IV subunit A codes for MSQNGIERQSVGEYSERAYLDYSMYVILDRALPFIGDGLKPVQRRIIYAMSELGLKSTAKFKKSARTVGDVLGKFHPHGDSACYEAMVLMAQPFSYRYPFIDGQGNWGAPDDPKSFAAMRYTESKLSPYADLLLSEINLGTVSWTDNFDGTIQEPEQLPAQVPNLLLNGTSGIAVGMATDMPPHNLSEVIAACIKLLEKPSTGLEELLSILPAPDYPTNAFIVSSKEDIYQMYETGNGSVKMRASYIKEDGEIIIEALPYQTSGAKVVTQIAAQMRNKKLPLVEDLRDESDHENPTRIVVVPRSNRVDCDQLMLHLFATTDLEKNYRVNMNVIGLDGKPQVKPLIPLLKEWLQFRTQVVVNRLQFRLKKIVDRLHILEGLLVAYLNLDEVIAIIRREEKPKPVLIKQFKISEIQAEAILELKLRHLAKLEEDKIKSEAEVLQKEQKSIELLLSSETRLKTYIKKELRVILEEFGDQRRCQVISDVPSALAFNDQDMMPAENVTVVLSEKGWVKAAKGHEIDSSSLNYKSGDTYLKDAKGRSNKMAFFIDSTGRSYSLLANSLPSARGQGEPLTGRLVPPIGAEFIDVVMGEDEQLVMVSSDAGYGFVTSLGNLKSKTKSGKHLITLSIHAKTMRLASIQDLDSDFVAVVTNRARLLIFPVSELPQLSKGKGNKLIQISTKDFADREEFLVGICSVKENQKLKFISGKRSKSYSFEELINFVSHRARKGTIVPGFFKKVDSIEAID; via the coding sequence ATGAGCCAAAACGGCATTGAGAGACAAAGCGTTGGAGAGTATAGTGAACGCGCTTATCTTGATTACTCGATGTATGTCATTCTTGACCGCGCACTCCCTTTTATTGGAGATGGCTTAAAGCCCGTTCAGAGACGTATTATTTATGCTATGAGTGAGCTTGGTCTTAAGTCAACTGCAAAGTTTAAAAAGTCTGCTAGAACGGTTGGTGATGTCTTAGGTAAATTCCATCCCCATGGTGATAGCGCTTGCTATGAAGCTATGGTATTAATGGCACAACCTTTTTCCTATCGTTATCCTTTCATTGATGGCCAAGGTAACTGGGGTGCTCCAGATGATCCAAAATCCTTTGCTGCAATGAGATACACTGAGTCAAAGTTATCACCTTATGCTGATTTACTTCTTAGTGAAATTAATTTAGGCACAGTCAGCTGGACTGATAATTTTGATGGCACAATTCAGGAACCTGAACAGTTGCCAGCTCAGGTACCTAATTTGTTGCTTAATGGAACATCAGGTATTGCAGTCGGAATGGCAACAGATATGCCTCCTCACAATCTTAGCGAAGTTATTGCAGCATGTATTAAACTTCTTGAAAAACCTTCTACAGGTCTTGAGGAATTATTGAGTATTCTTCCAGCACCTGATTACCCAACTAATGCATTTATTGTCAGTTCTAAAGAGGATATCTATCAAATGTATGAGACTGGTAATGGATCAGTCAAAATGAGAGCAAGCTATATCAAAGAAGATGGAGAGATTATTATTGAAGCTCTTCCTTATCAAACATCAGGCGCAAAGGTAGTCACTCAAATTGCTGCACAGATGAGAAATAAAAAATTACCCCTAGTTGAGGATCTTCGTGATGAATCAGATCATGAAAATCCAACCCGTATTGTTGTTGTCCCTAGGTCGAATAGGGTTGACTGTGATCAATTAATGCTGCATTTATTTGCTACTACTGATCTCGAAAAAAATTATCGTGTTAATATGAATGTTATTGGTTTAGACGGTAAGCCACAAGTTAAACCATTAATTCCTCTATTAAAAGAATGGCTTCAATTTAGAACGCAGGTTGTTGTTAATCGATTACAGTTTCGACTCAAAAAGATTGTCGATCGATTGCATATCCTTGAAGGCCTTCTTGTAGCGTATTTAAATTTAGATGAAGTTATTGCAATTATAAGACGTGAAGAGAAACCAAAACCTGTTCTTATTAAACAATTTAAGATTAGTGAAATTCAAGCTGAAGCAATCTTAGAGTTGAAGTTGCGCCATTTAGCAAAACTTGAGGAAGATAAGATTAAAAGTGAAGCTGAGGTTTTACAAAAAGAGCAAAAATCAATTGAACTTCTTCTTTCGAGTGAAACAAGATTAAAGACTTATATAAAAAAAGAGTTAAGGGTTATTTTAGAAGAATTTGGTGATCAGAGGCGTTGCCAAGTCATTTCAGATGTGCCATCTGCTTTGGCATTTAATGATCAGGATATGATGCCTGCTGAAAATGTTACTGTTGTTCTCAGTGAAAAGGGTTGGGTTAAAGCAGCTAAGGGTCATGAAATTGACTCTTCTTCATTAAATTATAAGTCTGGCGACACTTACTTAAAGGATGCCAAAGGAAGAAGTAATAAGATGGCTTTCTTTATTGATTCTACTGGAAGGTCATACTCATTATTGGCCAATAGCCTGCCTAGCGCAAGGGGCCAAGGAGAGCCTTTGACGGGAAGATTGGTGCCACCAATTGGTGCTGAATTTATTGATGTTGTTATGGGTGAAGATGAGCAGCTTGTAATGGTTTCTTCAGATGCAGGATATGGTTTTGTAACATCGCTTGGCAATTTAAAGTCAAAAACTAAATCTGGTAAACATTTAATTACACTTTCAATTCATGCAAAAACAATGAGGCTTGCTTCAATTCAAGATCTTGATAGTGACTTTGTTGCCGTTGTTACAAATAGAGCTAGATTATTAATATTTCCAGTTTCTGAGCTTCCCCAACTTTCGAAAGGTAAAGGAAATAAGCTTATTCAGATTTCAACTAAAGACTTTGCAGATCGAGAAGAATTTTTGGTAGGTATTTGTTCTGTAAAAGAAAATCAAAAATTAAAATTTATTTCTGGAAAGAGAAGTAAGAGTTACTCTTTTGAGGAGCTAATTAATTTTGTAAGTCACCGCGCAAGGAAGGGTACGATCGTACCTGGTTTTTTCAAAAAAGTTGATAGTATAGAGGCAATTGATTAA
- a CDS encoding DUF4282 domain-containing protein, with protein sequence MDNNEIWDSIKKAFKVTLQKLDNHYMFYLDEMVTPKLITLFYWILLFAFITKGLGDIFIEGDFWRGLVWVIGGSLASRVACEMVVILFRINENLEEINDKTNESDAMVSSSVEKDYYKH encoded by the coding sequence ATGGATAATAATGAAATCTGGGACAGTATAAAAAAAGCTTTTAAAGTTACATTGCAAAAGCTTGATAACCATTACATGTTTTATTTAGATGAAATGGTTACTCCTAAACTAATTACTTTGTTTTATTGGATCCTCTTGTTTGCCTTTATAACTAAGGGGCTTGGAGACATATTTATTGAGGGCGACTTTTGGCGAGGTCTTGTATGGGTTATCGGTGGCTCTCTTGCATCTCGTGTGGCCTGTGAAATGGTTGTTATCCTCTTTAGGATTAATGAAAATCTAGAAGAAATAAACGATAAAACTAATGAAAGTGATGCTATGGTTAGTTCAAGTGTCGAAAAAGATTACTATAAACATTAA
- a CDS encoding histidine triad nucleotide-binding protein, with amino-acid sequence MENCIFCSIIEGKIPAEKLYEDDKVLAFNDVNSQAPEHFLVIPKEHIATPNDANDEALLGRLSMVASSIAKERGFSEKGYRLVMNCNSDGCQSVFHIHLHCLGGRQLSWPPG; translated from the coding sequence ATGGAAAACTGTATTTTTTGTTCAATCATTGAAGGCAAGATTCCTGCCGAAAAACTTTATGAAGATGATAAAGTTTTAGCTTTTAACGATGTTAACTCCCAAGCGCCTGAGCATTTTTTGGTAATACCAAAAGAACACATTGCAACTCCTAACGATGCTAATGATGAAGCCTTATTAGGTAGGTTGAGTATGGTTGCATCCTCGATTGCAAAAGAACGAGGATTTTCTGAAAAGGGCTATAGGCTTGTTATGAACTGTAATAGTGATGGATGTCAAAGTGTTTTTCACATCCATTTACATTGCCTTGGTGGTCGGCAGTTGTCATGGCCTCCAGGCTAA
- the folE2 gene encoding GTP cyclohydrolase FolE2 produces MKNTLLPDTQNTKDLRNIVINQVGIKDIKHPINFINRDNESFPSIGNFTMTVRLPENVKGTHMSRFIEILNANECTFSIESFMDLVQSVAEKLDSNTARIVVDFPFFRNKSAPSSGVKSLLDYQATLIGDIKDGEANLSVKVVVPVTSLCPCSKSISKYGAHNQRSHITIEAKASKGSVVHLENLIDLAEQKASSELYAILKRDDEKVVTERAYENPAFVEDIVRDIAVELNEDKKVNYYSLESENFESIHNHSAYALITNQK; encoded by the coding sequence ATGAAAAATACACTACTTCCAGATACACAAAACACTAAAGATTTAAGAAATATCGTTATCAATCAAGTTGGTATTAAAGATATAAAGCACCCCATCAATTTTATTAATCGAGACAATGAGTCATTCCCGTCTATTGGTAATTTTACAATGACTGTAAGGTTGCCAGAGAATGTTAAAGGTACGCACATGTCAAGATTTATAGAAATTTTAAACGCTAATGAGTGTACTTTTAGTATTGAAAGCTTTATGGATTTGGTGCAATCAGTTGCTGAAAAACTTGATTCAAATACTGCTCGTATTGTTGTTGATTTTCCATTTTTTAGGAATAAATCAGCACCATCATCTGGAGTTAAGAGCCTTTTAGACTATCAGGCAACATTAATAGGTGATATTAAGGATGGTGAAGCTAATTTAAGTGTCAAGGTAGTTGTTCCTGTAACAAGTCTTTGCCCTTGCTCAAAGAGTATTTCTAAGTATGGGGCTCATAATCAAAGGTCTCATATCACAATTGAAGCAAAAGCCTCAAAGGGTTCAGTTGTTCATTTAGAAAATTTAATCGATCTTGCAGAGCAAAAAGCATCAAGTGAGCTTTACGCCATTTTAAAGCGTGATGATGAGAAAGTAGTTACTGAAAGAGCTTATGAAAACCCTGCTTTTGTTGAAGATATTGTTAGAGATATTGCTGTTGAGCTAAATGAGGATAAAAAAGTTAATTATTATTCTCTTGAATCAGAAAACTTTGAATCAATTCATAACCATTCAGCATACGCATTAATTACGAATCAAAAGTAA